TGATTGCGAAATGTAGTAAAAGGGATATTGAATACAACGGTTTGTTTATTCGAGAATAAAACTTCAATTTGCTGACTTGATATTTTTGAATAATCTTCAACATGTAATAATGAAATCCAAATACACTCAGGATTTTCGGGTGAGGATGTAGGGAAAACGAAGATGTCTAAACTCGGTTCAATAGCAATGGGCGCTTTACGCGTAAAGCCCATCATTTCTTTAGCTGCTTCTCTTCTAGCATTGTAATTAGAACCAAAATAAATGCAGCTATGTTTGATAATGTCTTGTGGTTTAAAAGGAAACAAGTATTTATCATCAGTCTCACCGATCTGTGAATATAATTTACTACCATATTCCACGGGTCGTATATACATGGTGAATACGTTAAACTCATATGCTTCGCTAAACTTTTTTTTCTTCAATCCATCCAACTCCTACATTAGCATTGACCATATCTTACCACTTTCGACAAATAATTCCTTAGATTATTGAAATTATTGCTAAATTGTTCACA
The window above is part of the Bacillus sp. SORGH_AS_0510 genome. Proteins encoded here:
- a CDS encoding competence protein ComK translates to MKKKKFSEAYEFNVFTMYIRPVEYGSKLYSQIGETDDKYLFPFKPQDIIKHSCIYFGSNYNARREAAKEMMGFTRKAPIAIEPSLDIFVFPTSSPENPECIWISLLHVEDYSKISSQQIEVLFSNKQTVVFNIPFTTFRNQMQRTALFRAKLLQRIERKGKKKTLYLINRPKKMKASETSREYIEREKDHNPK